CTTTCTATATCGGACAGACGCCTTGGTACGGGATTCATCAGGGTTTTCCATTCAAGCCCAATGAAAGACGGAGTATTAATAAGAGGGACTTATCAAAAAAGGGGGCTGATTTCGAGCAAACCCCAGCGCCCTTGTTCGCCGATTAGCTTTGCCTGCCAGCCACATTCAGCCAAAACCTCGATCAACCGAGGTGCCTGATCCACCAAAAGGCCACTCAACAGTCCACGACCAGTGGACTTGATCACGGAGGTGAACTGCGGGGCTAACGCTTCGATCACCGGAGCCAGAATGTTGCAGAGGAGCAAATCCGCCGCGTCTCCGTTCAACAAAGTCGCAAGCGTGTCGATCGATCCATGGCTAACGCTGAGTTGCTCGGCCTTCAAACCATTGAGAGCAGCGTTGTCTGTCGTTGCTCGAACCGCCAGTGAATCGGTATCGGCAGCTAAAACCTCATCCGCGCCAAGCGCCAAGGAAGCCAAGCCCAAAACTCCACTCCCACAGCCCAAATCGGCCACCCGCTGGTGGTGTGGCGGCATCGCCTGAAGAGCTTCAAGGCAGAGCCGGGTGGTTGGATGGCTGCCGGTCCCAAAAGCACTTCCTGGGTCCATCTTCAAAACCAAGCGGTGGGCGTGCTCATCGGGGACCTGTAGCCATGCAGGAAGGATCAACAAACGCTGACCCACGGGATCCGGTTGCCAGTGCTTTTTCCAACTAAGACTCCAATCTTCGTCGGCCAGCTCCTCCCAAAGTGGATCTGCCAAGGCAAGTCCGAACGTATCCGCCATCGGGCGAAGACTGTTCAGCAACTGCTCCCGTTGATCCTGCGGCCATTCAGATGCCGGTAGCCATGCGAGCAACGTGCGCTGATCTGGCGACTCCGGGGCATATTGAACAGCCAGGCGATACAGCCCTAGGGACTCCAACTTCCAAAGGAGAGACTCCTCAAGGAGGGGAGGCAGGGGTAGGGAGAGACGCCACCACATCACAACGTGACGGGGTGAGCTTCCTGAATGCCGTTAATGCCGTGGATGGTAGTCAAGAGAGCAGGCGGAATCGGGTCATCAATACTGAGAACCATCACGGCATCACCACGAACGATGCGACGCCCAACCTGCATGGAGGCGATGTTGACGTTGTGCTCTCCAAGAAGAGAGCCAAGGTGGCCAATGATGCCAGGCATGTCGCGGTGCCTGGTGAACAGCATGTGACGACTCGGCGGAACATTCACTGGGAATTCATCAATGCTGGTCACACGCAAATCACCGTCTGCGAACACCGCACCGGTCACGCTGTGACCTCCCTGACCACCGCGCGTGGTGAGCTGCAGCGACCCACCTGCAAAATCGCGACTGGCATCGTCCTTAATTTCCAGCACATGAATGCCGCGGCCTTTCGCCTCCAGCGATGCATTCACGTAGTTAATCCGATCTCCCAACGCCGTGCTCAGCAAACCCTTAAGAGCAGCGACCACAAGAGGTTGTGAGGGGTGGCTGGCGAATTCACCTTGCAAGCGCACCTCCAACTCCTGAATCTGCCCACCACTGAGTTGGCTCACCAGCAAACCGAGGGTCTCCGCCAGTTGGAGATGGGGCTTGAGACGCTCCATGATCTCGGCACTGAGACCAGGGATATTCACGGCGCTACGGGCAGGAAGCCCCAGCAAGACATCTCGAATTTGTTCGGCGACATCCACCGCCACATTTTCTTGAGCCTCTTCCGTGGATGCTCCGAGATGAGGGGTTAGAACAAGTCCTCGCTCCACGGCGCGCAGGGGTGAGTCCTGAGCAAGCGGTTCAGACGCAAACACATCCAAACCTGCCCCGGCGATCACCCCCGATTCAATGGCTTCCGCGATCGCAGGCTCATCAACAATTCCACCACGTGCACAATTCACAATCCGTGCCGTACTTTTCATCGTGCGCAGCAGCTCGGCATTCACCAAATTTTCAGTATCAGGTGTGCGAGGGATGTGGAGCGTGATGTAATCGGCCTGCTGGAACAGCGATTCCAGAGTGGTGAGCCTCACCTGCATCTGCTGCGCACGTTCTGCAGAGATGAATGGATCAAAGGCGATCACCTCCATGCCCATCGCTTTTGCGACGCGAGCAACATGAGACCCAATCTTGCCTAACCCCACCACGCCGAGAATTTTTTTATAGAGCTCATTCCCCACATATTTTTTGCGATCCCAAGCCCCTGAACGCATCGAACCATGGGCTTGAGGCACGTGACGAGACACCGATAGCAACATCGCAAGCGCATGCTCAGCCGCTGCGATCGTGTTGCCCTCGGGTGAATTCACCACCAACACCCCGCGTTGCGTAGCCGCTGGCACATCAACGTTGTCGACCCCCACGCCTGCACGGCCGATGATCCGCAACCGATCAGCAGCCTCAATGACATCGGCTGTGACCTGGGTCCCTGAGCGGATCATTAGGGCGTCGTATTCACCAATGATCGATTTGAGCTCTTCCGGTGACAATCCAGTGCGCTCATCCACTTGAGCCACTTGGCCAAGGATGTCGAGCCCCGCCTGATCAATGGGGTCTGAAACGAGAACTTTTGTCATCCAGCGGCGGGAGAAAGCCACCATTAACTGTAGAGATCAGCCCGAAGGTTCTTCTTCAAGTGTCTTCCAGCCCGAACAGTTCTAAAAGAATCGGCTCCAAGAGCAACTGTTCCGAGAGAGAATGATCATTCGGCTGCTGTTGTTTCATGCCCGTTTGCGTTCTGGTATTCAATGAGCGCACTGCTGCCGACCGTCTTCGCCTCTCGCTCCAAGACAAAGGCACGCCATTGCTTCGCGTCGCCCTCGTGGCACCAGCCCCCGGGAAAGGATCCGACCCACCGCAGCAAGACTCCGACTCAGAGTCGGATCTGCCCGCTGAGGGGATGGACGATGTCGACCTGCTCAACCCCAGCCTGGCGCGCCGTCGACGTCAGAAGTCGATGGCGCGCTGGTTGATGCCCTTCGGGTTTTTTGCCGGCTGCACCTTCACCCAGATCACCACGCTCGACACCTTTGCAAGCTTTGGCCCCTGGGGAGAAGCCTTTATTGGAGGATTGCTCGGCATGGGGTCAGGCCTGATGGGTAGCTATGCAGCCGCCGCCAGCGTCCCTTCTGAAAATGAGGACGGTGTCAGGATCCTGCGCAATCGCAACCTCGAAGGCTGCTGGCTACTACTCCTAGAAACGAGGCCCG
The window above is part of the Synechococcus sp. WH 8020 genome. Proteins encoded here:
- the prmA gene encoding 50S ribosomal protein L11 methyltransferase, encoding MWWRLSLPLPPLLEESLLWKLESLGLYRLAVQYAPESPDQRTLLAWLPASEWPQDQREQLLNSLRPMADTFGLALADPLWEELADEDWSLSWKKHWQPDPVGQRLLILPAWLQVPDEHAHRLVLKMDPGSAFGTGSHPTTRLCLEALQAMPPHHQRVADLGCGSGVLGLASLALGADEVLAADTDSLAVRATTDNAALNGLKAEQLSVSHGSIDTLATLLNGDAADLLLCNILAPVIEALAPQFTSVIKSTGRGLLSGLLVDQAPRLIEVLAECGWQAKLIGEQGRWGLLEISPLF
- the serA gene encoding phosphoglycerate dehydrogenase; amino-acid sequence: MTKVLVSDPIDQAGLDILGQVAQVDERTGLSPEELKSIIGEYDALMIRSGTQVTADVIEAADRLRIIGRAGVGVDNVDVPAATQRGVLVVNSPEGNTIAAAEHALAMLLSVSRHVPQAHGSMRSGAWDRKKYVGNELYKKILGVVGLGKIGSHVARVAKAMGMEVIAFDPFISAERAQQMQVRLTTLESLFQQADYITLHIPRTPDTENLVNAELLRTMKSTARIVNCARGGIVDEPAIAEAIESGVIAGAGLDVFASEPLAQDSPLRAVERGLVLTPHLGASTEEAQENVAVDVAEQIRDVLLGLPARSAVNIPGLSAEIMERLKPHLQLAETLGLLVSQLSGGQIQELEVRLQGEFASHPSQPLVVAALKGLLSTALGDRINYVNASLEAKGRGIHVLEIKDDASRDFAGGSLQLTTRGGQGGHSVTGAVFADGDLRVTSIDEFPVNVPPSRHMLFTRHRDMPGIIGHLGSLLGEHNVNIASMQVGRRIVRGDAVMVLSIDDPIPPALLTTIHGINGIQEAHPVTL